One window of Hylemonella gracilis genomic DNA carries:
- a CDS encoding LysE family transporter: MLALFLSALMLGFVFNAAPGAIFAETIRRGLQGGYRGALLVQVGSLSGDALWAVLGLVGVGLLARTEALRLPVALAGIAYLLWLAFDAWRASRVHPPAALDRTEGSAAAGVTCTMADAGGATAMTVPDDGRAALRAGALLSITNPHNVAYWAALGSAMGAAGVSDPQWTDYAIFFTGFMVSSVVWCFVCAALVARFFAGANARWARWTHRACALAFLVLALSSARSLAGL; the protein is encoded by the coding sequence GTGCTTGCCCTGTTCCTGTCGGCCCTGATGCTGGGCTTTGTCTTCAATGCCGCGCCCGGCGCGATCTTCGCCGAAACCATACGTCGGGGCCTGCAAGGTGGCTACCGTGGGGCCTTGCTGGTCCAGGTCGGTTCCCTGAGCGGAGACGCGCTCTGGGCTGTCCTGGGCCTCGTGGGCGTGGGCCTGTTGGCGCGCACCGAGGCCTTGCGCCTGCCGGTCGCGCTGGCCGGCATCGCCTACCTGCTGTGGCTGGCGTTCGATGCCTGGCGGGCTTCCCGTGTGCATCCGCCGGCGGCCCTGGACAGGACCGAGGGCAGCGCGGCGGCGGGTGTGACCTGCACCATGGCCGATGCGGGCGGCGCCACGGCCATGACCGTGCCAGACGACGGACGTGCCGCCCTGCGCGCTGGGGCGCTGCTTTCCATCACGAACCCGCACAACGTGGCCTACTGGGCTGCCTTGGGCAGCGCCATGGGCGCGGCCGGTGTCAGCGATCCCCAATGGACCGACTACGCCATCTTCTTCACCGGCTTCATGGTGTCTTCGGTTGTCTGGTGCTTCGTCTGCGCGGCCCTCGTCGCGCGGTTCTTCGCGGGCGCCAATGCGCGGTGGGCCCGCTGGACCCACCGCGCTTGCGCGCTGGCCTTCCTGGTGCTCGCGCTGTCCTCGGCGCGCAGCCTGGCCGGGCTCTGA